A genomic stretch from Telopea speciosissima isolate NSW1024214 ecotype Mountain lineage chromosome 7, Tspe_v1, whole genome shotgun sequence includes:
- the LOC122668112 gene encoding serine carboxypeptidase-like 42, translating into MGMQWFCGLVVLLSWVALLGCVHGEQLDHLVLRLPDQPKVGFRQFAGYIDVDEKTGKSLFYYFVEAEGNAKKKPLTLWLNGGPGCSSIGGGAFTELGPFFPRGDGRGLVINPKSWNKVSNLLFIESPAGVGWSYSNTTSDYTCGDESTARDMHMFLVKWFDKYPEYKSRDFFLTGESYAGHYIPQLANALLDHNMHSNDFKFKIKGVAIGNPLLRLDRDIPSVYEFIWSHGMISDEIGLTIMNECDFDDYTYPSPHNETVSCNAAISKANKVVGDYVNGYDVIVDVCYPSIVQQELRLRKMATKMSVGVDVCMTYERKFYFNLPQVQKALHANRTKLPYEWSMCSNVLNYSETDGNINILPLLKRIIKHHIPVWVYSGDQDSVVPLMGSRTLVKELAHDLNFKVTVPYGAWFHKDQVGGWATEYGNLLTFATVRGAAHMVPYAQPGRAFHLFSSFVHGKRLPNTTKIPMTD; encoded by the exons ATGGGTATGCAGTGGTTTTGTGGATTGGTGGTTCTTCTGAGCTGGGTGGCGTTGCTGGGTTGTGTTCATGGGGAACAACTTGATCATttggtattgaggttgcctGACCAGCCGAAGGTTGGTTTCAGGCAGTTTGCAGGGTACATAGATGTGGATGAGAAGACTGGCAAGAGTTTGTTTTACTATTTTGTTGAAGCAGAGGGGAATGCAAAGAAAAAACCCCTTACTCTATGGTTAAATGGAG GCCCGGGATGTTCCTCAATTGGTGGGGGTGCCTTTACCGAGTTGGGTCCATTCTTTCCTAGAGGAGATGGTCGAGGCCTTGTTATAAATCCAAAATCATGGAACAAAG TATCAAATCTCCTTTTTATTGAGTCTCCTGCTGGGGTGGGATGGTCTTACTCAAACACAACATCAGATTATACTTGTGGGGATGAATCTACTG CGAGGGACATGCACATGTTCCTGGTAAAATGGTTTGATAAATATCCAGAGTACAAGTCGAGAGATTTTTTTCTTACTGGAGAAAGCTATGCAG GGCATTATATACCACAATTGGCAAATGCTTTACTGGACCACAATATGCACTCAAATGATTTCAAGTTCAAGATTAAGGGAGTAGCT ATTGGGAATCCACTTCTCAGACTTGATAGGGATATCCCATCAGTCTATGAGTTCATTTGGTCACATGGGATGATTTCAGATGAGATTGGCCTCACCATCATGAATGAATGTGATTTTGATGACTATACCTACCCTAGTCCCCACAATGAGACAGTCTCATGCAATGCTGCTATTTCCAAAGCAAATAAGGTGGTCGGAGATTATGTAAATGGCTATGATGTGATCGTTGATGTCTGTTATCCATCTATTGTGCAGCAGGAGCTAAGACTGCGAAaaatg GCTACTAAGATGAGTGTGGGGGTTGATGTTTGCATGACCTACGAGAGAAAGTTCTATTTTAACCTTCCACAAGTTCAGAAGGCTCTTCATGCAAACCGTACCAAGTTACCATATGAGTGGTCAATGTGCAGTAA TGTACTGAATTACAGTGAAACTGATGGCAACATTAACATTCTCCCTTTGCTGAAGAGGATAATCAAACATCATATACCTGTCTGGGTTTACAG tGGGGACCAGGATTCTGTTGTACCACTGATGGGCTCAAGGACACTCGTAAAAGAACTCGCTCATGATCTGAACTTCAAGGTCACAGTTCCATATGGAGCTTGGTTTCACAAAGATCAG GTTGGAGGTTGGGCTACTGAGTATGGAAATTTATTGACTTTTGCCACAGTTAGAGGTGCTGCTCATATGGTCCCCTATGCACAACCTGGAAGAGCTTTTCATTTGTTTAGTTCATTTGTGCATGGAAAGCGATTACCAAATACAACTAAAATTCCCATGACTGATTGA